One Gigantopelta aegis isolate Gae_Host unplaced genomic scaffold, Gae_host_genome ctg4700_pilon_pilon:::debris, whole genome shotgun sequence genomic region harbors:
- the LOC121392860 gene encoding LOW QUALITY PROTEIN: polyunsaturated fatty acid 5-lipoxygenase-like (The sequence of the model RefSeq protein was modified relative to this genomic sequence to represent the inferred CDS: deleted 2 bases in 2 codons; substituted 3 bases at 3 genomic stop codons) gives MSSNEVECKILDHKSNYYEESVKNPNYPTGIKVPILPKFELKPGKATGFFKSYFKQSSYDDLLIESSEELDVEVGNCCSYEGCTSNPILVKHRQDQVSKRKEIYKWLRAKEKGQEYSPVDSDLVVYEGYRWVSDEEFGRQILNGVNPVVIRKCTALPILSCHRKMCREGHYCPAPFCLLYVNNPKTGTIAIQLKKKPGADNPIFLPTDYWLDWLLAKMYYRCADSQFHELVTHYLSTHSIMEGYDVATMRAFPDTHPLYKLLQRHFRHTIAVNSAARKLLISEDGLIAKAFSIGPKEXQRLLKRACKKMPKERGVDDPEKLPNYHYRDDGFQIWDAIEHMFRTSLIFFYKSDNXCQRRPXAESVVMEVHKAFPAFNGNPEGRGFPTSITSKKELVDYCTLIIFTGTAQHGSINFAQFEIYAYVPNAPFAMRLPPPNEKGKIDMPTILNALPDDRSTLLSAAISYQLSLFSPEEYSIKMSDSGGTESKEAIPLEDIALKKKAKER, from the exons ATGTCTAGCAATGAAGTAGAATGCAAGATACTTGACCACAAATCAAATTACTATGAAGAAAGTGTCAAAAATCCAAATTATCCTACTGGCATAAAAGTCCCTATTCTCCCTAAATTTGAGTTAAAGCCTGGTAAAGCTACTG GCTTTTTTAAGAGCTATTTTAAACAGAGTTCATACGATGATTTACTCATTGAAAGCAGTGAAGAATTGGATGTGGAAGTGGGTAACTGTTG CTCTTATGAAGGATGTACCTCTAACCCAATCTTAGTCAAACATCGACAAGATCAAGTTTCTAAGAGAAAGGAGATATATAAATG GCTAAGAGCAAAGGAGAAAGGACAGGAGTATTCCCCAGTTGATAGTGATCTTGTTGTCTATGAGGGATATCGTTGGGTCTCAGATGAAGAATTTGGTCGCCAAATACTCAATGGTGTTAATCCTGTGGTGATTCGAAAGTGCACTGCTTTACCGATACTTTCCTGTCACAGAAAAATG TGCAGAGAAGGCCATTATTGCCCAGCTCCCTTCTGCCTTCTCTATGTTAACAAT CCAAAAACTGGTACCATTGCTATCCAACTTAAGAAAAAACCAGGTGCAGATAATCCTATTTTTCTGCCAACTGATTATTGGCTTGATTGGTTGCTTGCTAAAATGTATTATCGATGTGCTGATAGTCAG TTTCATGAACTAGTTACCCACTACTTATCAACACACTCTATTATGGAAGGGTATGATGTGGCAACAATGCGTGCGTTCCCAGATACTCATCCATTATACAAACTACTTCAGCGTCATTTTCGTCACACTATAGCTGTCAATTCAGCTGCAAGAAAACTCCTCATTAGTGAAGATGGACTTATAGCCAAAGCTTTCTCTATAGGACCTAAAGAATGACAGAGATTGTTAAAACGAGCCTGCA AAAAAATGCCAAAAGAACGTGGAGTGGATGATCCAGAAAAACTCCCCAACTATCACTATCGTGATgatggttttcaa atttggGATGCAATTGAGCATATGTTCAGAACatcattgatatttttttacaagTCTGATAACTGATGTCAAAGAAGACCCTGAGCTGAAAGCGTGGTAATGGAAGTTCACAAGGCTTTTCCAGCTTTCAATGGAAACCCAGAAGGTCGTGGGTTTCCTACCAGTATTACGAGCAAGAAGGAACTGGTTGATTATTGTACACTCATCATATTCACTGGTACTGCTCAACATGGTTCCATTAACTTTGCTCAGTTTGAAATATATGCATATGTCCCAAATGCTCCCTTTGCAATGCGTCTTCCTCCTCCTAACGAGAAAGGAAAAATTGACATGCCCACTATATTGAATGCTCTACCAGATGATAGATCTACCTTGTTATCTGCTGCTATTAGTTATCAGTTGTCCTTGTTCAGTCCTGAGGAG TATAGTATCAAGATGAGTGACTCTGGAGGTACTGAGTCAAAGGAAGCTATTCCATTGGAGGATATTGCATTAAAGAAGAAAGCCAAAGAGAGATAG